The following nucleotide sequence is from Coffea eugenioides isolate CCC68of chromosome 10, Ceug_1.0, whole genome shotgun sequence.
tttcctattttttgaAAACTGAGTGTAGCGTAACATGATtgttttttgcttcttttttggTGGCTTGATAATATCAAACTCTTAAGAAAAAGTTCCGAGCTCATTCAGGACCGCCAGCTCCCCAGGGCACTCCTTTTTTATATCTGAGAAGCACCCTCCGATGTAGCATTTTGGTGCTGTAGGATATGGGGTCACTGAAACAGGGAGGTTGTAGCCATCCACTATACTTACGTCGTAGAAACTCGGCTGCCTCTTGTCAACCTGCAACGTAAACTCTACTAGCGTCACAGGAGGAACGCCGATCACCCCGGCGCATTCGAGTCGCCCGTTGCAGTCGCCTGTTTCACAGGCTCGTCCGTCGTTGGAGTAGTCGAAATTGCAACCTGTTCTGGCCCAGATGCGGCCACTCGAATCTCCTGGTGCCTGGAATTTCCGGAGTCTCCCGGATGGAAGATAGAAGCCACCGTTTGCTACGACTGGAAAGCCTTGGTTCGGGGCAGTGGCAGGCCATATGGGAAATGGGCACTTGTTGCTCACGTAAAATGTGCATGCTTCCACAACTCCACTACTGCCTATGGGTTACGTTAAACTATAAACGATGCAAAAGAAGAAtgctttttcatttatttggtGAGTATCTGAATGaatttttgttgttattgtaGGAGgcaacaaattaaaacaaatcttGCTACCATCAATTGAGTAATAGGTATTTCTTGCTTCTTTTTAGCTGTTAGGTTATTCAAAAatgttttgttttattcttgCTGCTAATTGGAGAAATAAGTGAGTCACAGAAGagtaatttttcttatttggaATCTATAGGGCTATTTGTTGAGTTCAAATGCTTGTGCTCTTCTTTTAGCAAAGCTTTTATTAACTAATAATCTGAGCCTTAATTTTGATTGTCAAATTCAATTGTTGAATTATATTTAATAATTTGTATGTCTTGAGCTTGtgattcaattttagctttatttctGTAGCTTTGACTATTTTACTATTTTTCTTGCTATTTAATTGCCTACTCTATGATACTGACAAAAAATTCTCGGTACTTCTAATAATTTTTTGTCCCTGCTCTTTTCTTCCTTGTACTCCTGTAGATGTTAAAACTCTACTTTGAAGCTAGAGTTTTGAAATTAGCATGCTTAAGTTGccaataatttttaaataatgacAATGCTAAATATGAGCAAATTTAATCTACTGAAAAACTGAGCATTTTCTTGTGAAAATAAAGTTGGGAAGTGATTATTATTCTATGGAAATGATTATTATTCTAAGTTCTAAGTCATTAGATTCTCTACCTAGACACTTTGTCCTTACCCGAGCATTCAAATGCAaggttaatatttttgtccttACCTGAGCGTTAAAATGCAAGGTTAATATTTAGAATGCAACcttatttattctttttataaatttttaaaattatttatactttaagggaaaataaataccaaaattgataTTTTTTGTCTAATGAGAGTATAAACATAATGAGAAGGGGTTTAAATGCTAGGTTAATTATTTACAAAGCATATATAAGTGCATcgtctttatttaattttataaacaCTCTCCTTATTCCTTGGATTAGTGACAGGAAGAGATATgaaaaattgataaatttttcATAATACATAGAGATTGGATAAGAGATGATTTAATTGATGGCACATTTTTTGCAATAAGACTACATGTGTGTGCTAGGGAAGGTGTATTATTACAGTTTATACTCTGCTTtggatttttttcatttatttatctGTTTTTATGGCCTATTAGATGTAAGTTTCAATTTTGGTTATCATGAAGTGTTTATCCTCTTAGTTGTGTCTTGGAAAGTTTAGTTTTCTGACATGTTTTCTTGAACCTTTTATATTGAAAATTTATAAATCCTCACTAGATGTTGGACTCATTTTTGTGTATTTCATGAGGATGTcccttttgtgtttttttttttgtgcgtAGGGTTACTTCTTGACAGCAATCAATTAATCTCAATGGGCATTGGCTGTGATCAATTAACCACTTGTTCTTTTGTGCACCTTATTAACATATATAGTAATTAACATATATAGTAAATGTGTGAATGCCAATCCCCCCAATTGAACCCAATTGCTGACGTGGCACGCTGTGATTGGCCGATTGATGGTAGTCCTCCGTTGAGTGAGCTGATGAATTGAATTGAGGACAAAATCGAGATTTCACGCCTTGCTGAATAGGTAGGGTTCCTGAGAGTCTTCACTTGCGCTGCACATTGTGTGTCTTGCTTCTGCTCCGTCTTTCTTCCGTTCTTCTCCGATTCTTTctccctttctcttttctttgtctttcacttcttctctttcttctttaattgAACATTAAATAACAGTGCAAGACAAAACAAAGGTCACACGTTGGGATTTTTCTTACAAGTTAAAGGGTATCTCCAGAGCTTCTCTccccttccatttttcttttctttgttcctTTCTTTGGGAAGAAAATAAGATTCGGGATTTTCTCTCCCAGAGATGTCAAAATGTTTTTCCTCCTCTTAGTTTCTCTTCATCTCTCCAGTCTTTTTCTACACCGCCATCTACCCAAATCTTTCTTCCTCTCATCAGTTGAATCATGAGTACGCTGGATCATCCACCATTATAaaagcaaaatatatatatatatatggagatcatttttcccttttaaactcttcttcatctccttctcAGAAATTGTCATCTTTATCGGTGATTTTTGTGGGTTTTTTTTCCTAATACTCGATTGTACTTTCTATGGTGTTGTAGGTGGAACGGTTGAATATTTACATGGACTACAGATTCAAGGTAAGTGTCTTCCATGACTTTTCCTTATCTTTAAACCCAGATTCAAGCAAATTCTTTTTCTCATATGCTTTTACTCTTATCtctaaggttttttttttttctgtttttttgtATTGCTTTAAGAAGGAATAATTTGACTTCCGTATAATGTATTGTGCTCTTTATGATGTTTTGGTGaaacaatttttttgtttttgttttgggtttttTGCTGTTGCTGTAATTTAGGGATTTTTTTTATGGAGAGCAGTGAAGGAGGGGATGATAATGTTCTGGACGGTTTAGCAAGTCAAAAAAGGTTTGCTTTTTTTCATACCCTTTTCTAAATAATCAAGAACATTATAATTGTACTTTTTTGGATTGAAATATGTTATATTTCACAACATTTTGCCAAAGGATTAATAGGGAATGGCTTTGGAAATATGCTTTGAACAATCAATTGTATGCATGTAGAAAATTACTCCAATTCTTTtgtttgatttgaaaaatgaggtaGTGTATTTTTTTGGTGATACAGGAAGTTTTCTGAAGCAAGACTTATCACTTGAGATATGATAAGTGAATGGGTGAGAAAGTTGAAGTTTTGATGTTAAAAATCACATTGGAAATGGTGATACATTTGACCATAAACCTTTTAcgaatgagaaatttttttgctttcactggACTAGAATGCACCTACTTTTACACTTTTTTTCTTCATTCCCCCAATTTTTTTGTCTCCTATGTTTCAGAATTTTTTGTCTAAATGTTTTCTTTTAACCCGAAAAAGTAGAAATAGGCTTTTGTGTGTGCCTATAGGGGTTTAAAAAGTAAAGGCACTTTTAGAgttaaataaaaatgaatggTGCTTGTTAAATTGGTTGCTTCGGAATATGACGAAATTGGGAGGGGCATTGCAAGAGTTAATTCAGTTTGAGGGCGTTCTCCAGTTATGATTCTGGGTACTCGTGTATTTGCCATACTACCTATCTTTACTGCCTTGAAATTTAGCGGGGTTCTATCTATCTCTATTGATTGCAGTTATTATTTCTTAGCAGCTGAAATGTCTTAAATTTAGCGGATAGAGCAGCTGATGTTCTATGTTCAAATTTCCCAACTCTTGTTTAGTTGTTGTTTcggtttttcaaaataactgaAATCGTCAATTTTCTTGGTTCTTGTTCATGTCTCTGCCATTGCAAGGGGACTTTGACTGCCATTTCCAGGTTGGTCTTTTGGCCCATGTTCCAAAGAATCATCCAAAACATAATGAATCTGTTATTAAACTACATGGTATTCTTCGTAATGTCAAGATTTGGGAAGCTGTATGATGAAATCTTTATTTCATAgttgatttttctggttttgtggTTTTAATGTGCAAAGTGAAATCATTATTATGCCTAACTTCCTTGAAGATGTTTTGATCAGTTCATGATTCATGAGATACATAGTTATATGAATTAGGTAAATGTAGTTTCAAAAGCAAAATCCATGTAATCTATTATGAAGATACCATCTTTCCCCTTTTATATTACTAAAAAAACCTAGCTCAATCTTTGACTGGAAAAAATATGTTCAGGAAATAGTAGTATCCCTGTGCTTCACACCATTGACCTTTGATGTTGGACCCAATTTtgcatttttagaaaaaagaaaaattggaaaataatGCATAGGAACTTCTTTAGAATTTGCTTCCACATATATGTACAGTGTTTTGTTCCCTATGGGGAAATTACATCAGTGacattatttttattgattGATTTTTGTTGGTAAGACTCGCTTTTATACTCTCTCAGTAGATTCTTCTCCTTATACAAACTTATGATTTGTGTAATTTGCTGGTTTACTTTCAGCGACTACATTTCTCATTGTTTTTGGGTAATTGTTTAATAACCATCTATTTTACTTATTTGTTTTCAGGTTATCTTTGTGAACTCTTTACCCTTTCTTCCATATTTTTCTTGCACGATGAGGTGGAATAGTTACAAGCTATCAGAATGTATCACTTCAAGAGGTGGAAACATTTtcaattctgatttttttgTACCTGAGCACAAGAATGTATAGAAGGTCTGTTGCTCTATCATGTACTTAATTGTATTTTAGCACATTTCAATTCCAAGTAAATAAGCTCATTTTATGCTTTCTGTTTTTGGAATATTTGGCTTATGTTTGAGGTACTATTTGGGTAGGTTTAGCTTGAAGTTATAGTCCCTTTTGTGATTTGTCCCTCATCCTTCAACTGGTAGATTATGTTTAATTGATCTGGTGGATTATGTTTATTAGATTTAATGACGCatggtttctttttttcattaACAAGACCTTTGTTCTTCTGATCTTTTGCCTCTTAGAAAAGTATTTTGTGTCACTGATATTTTTTTATCTGATTTGTATTTTTATGTTATTGCCTTTGTAGGAAGAAAGATGACAACACCTACCTTTCATTCTTTTCTGTTCTGTAGAGGTATATtcttttgaagttttttttaaCTCTTTTTGGCTGATAAGAATGTTCTTTTGATTTCTGTTTCTCAAGTCTCaaatcttttgaattttttttgtcttaCCATTATTTTTGTAAGAAGCAAGAGGAATTTATCACTgtctgaaaaaaaaagaaaatttttttgagtaaatagaCTCGTCAAAAAAGAACACTGGATATTCAAATACTATCTGAGTAGCAGTATGAGTTAGTAATCAAGGCGCTCATACCTAATGACCtcaatttttgtgatttatccCTTTTGAGAATTGGTGACTCCATGTTAGTGTTTCTCTCGCATTTTAGATTGTGGCCAACTATTGGTTGTTTTATAACGATTATAGAAGAATCAGGTTTTAGATTTAGAAAGGCTTTTTTTCAATAACATAATTCTACTAAATCTACTACGTTTTTTGGAGATGTGGTAAAATTATCATATCACATTGTTTGGAAACTTTCTTGTGTTGTTATAAGAAGTACGAAAAGTTTTCAGAAAATGCTGAtttattcttgtaaatattttcCTTTTTGACTTATCAGATATTACCAGAATTCTTATGTAATTCTACGTGTCCTTTtatgtagtagattgcatttggATCCATTTGCTTAAGGTGATCCAAACCCTTTCATGTATTCACCTATGATGCAACAAAAAAAGTATTTTTGGTCCTTAATTGTTCACTTAGGTGTTTAGTGCTTAATTCCTAttgttttacttcttttttGCAATTTAACATATGCTATGCTAGATTTGATGGTGTAGCATAAGAATTTTAactatatttattttctactAAATCCCAGATGTTTATTATGGGTTGAGATATTAAGATTTATAGCATAGTACAAAGGATTTTGGAAATTGTTTTCTCAATGTGAATTTTATTTaggccctttttttttaatgttaatCTGTTTAGTGTAGATCCAAGGTTTTGTCGTCTTcatttccccccccccccaataAATTTGCTATTGCCAGCATTTTTTATTCTAAGTCTTTGTTAGATGAAGGAAGAAAAGATAAAGGAGGCTACTTTTTTTCAGTAAGCCTTGATGATATGTTTTAATGTCCTTTTTTTTGTGTGAACAGATTTTTTTCGTTGTAACTTGCTGTAACTTTCTGCTTTCTTTATCCTGTTATTGGTCTTTAAAAAAGTGAAGCGTGAAAATTTGAGACGGCAACCTATTTCCTCGAGATCCAaagttattttcttttacttgttttacctACTccgtttttattgttttgagtTCTCTGTTTGAGAATCATACAACCTAATTTCTTTTTTGCAGAATTCA
It contains:
- the LOC113750792 gene encoding pathogenesis-related protein 5-like, with the translated sequence MKNSGVVEACTFYVSNKCPFPIWPATAPNQGFPVVANGGFYLPSGRLRKFQAPGDSSGRIWARTGCNFDYSNDGRACETGDCNGRLECAGVIGVPPVTLVEFTLQVDKRQPSFYDVSIVDGYNLPVSVTPYPTAPKCYIGGCFSDIKKECPGELAVLNELGTFS